Proteins found in one Pseudarthrobacter chlorophenolicus A6 genomic segment:
- a CDS encoding DUF4193 domain-containing protein, translated as MATDYDEVRSDVKESQERSLEALKSANAPDARSVVTELDESEALDGGLTPGGEIVSEELIVQVIPQGKDEFTCSSCFLVRHRTQLARESNGHSYCKECEA; from the coding sequence GTGGCTACCGATTACGATGAAGTCCGCTCCGACGTCAAAGAATCCCAAGAACGCTCGCTGGAGGCACTGAAGTCTGCCAACGCCCCAGATGCACGCAGCGTCGTCACCGAACTGGACGAATCCGAAGCTCTCGACGGAGGGCTGACCCCCGGCGGCGAAATCGTCTCGGAAGAGCTCATCGTCCAGGTCATCCCGCAGGGCAAGGACGAATTCACCTGCTCATCGTGCTTCCTGGTCCGGCACCGGACCCAACTCGCACGCGAAAGCAACGGCCATTCCTACTGCAAGGAATGCGAAGCCTGA